One Aphidius gifuensis isolate YNYX2018 linkage group LG3, ASM1490517v1, whole genome shotgun sequence DNA window includes the following coding sequences:
- the LOC122853056 gene encoding uncharacterized protein DDB_G0287625-like isoform X1 yields MMTLIIIPVILLVINLSISGIKADTRFFTTNNHQYENNINQKSRAIYRLDSNNDDKIIRDTLKSNADKRNSFIESSTYDTDVLNKFLDEYANKIKPTTDNNRDTIKSSIVSSLEIKNKDENNDKSMKPTTESILSESGSVIEGQQDLNDTAKRNKFYNGPSDDRNGWVTLEAVPWSKSKISKWQANPSSHRPWPETTKWDKPNGAKPWQSDYPPRPQYQNNKPWYDKPAKPQWQDYDQDRPKPPTRPSSSYFNDRYDVNPSQAQKWPPERPNSAWENFSESHRPTSDIITDNRPSNFPSNSNWNQYDQPPKPSSFPSSSFNDRYQDETTNDWPSNNNNNYHNNRYENIKDKPSYSKPHNRPFYSNYEYENHHPPSHPSSGDGEWVLLSTNRGYAKSRQRSMNFDNDNDKFKTMNTSSIFKLGKKNNDDDGDAPDTAIPSMTSKRQVRLTVLPSINGTNTTTSHGGLLEVEETFKTVDQSQREFEEAQKLIKTPMIIRKKPLKNSLVINNNNKPSNSAVLAAVGAGMLPATMAMVLPLMLGRKKRSIKINLNENNYQNVRY; encoded by the exons atg ATGACGTTGATAATAATCCCAGTAATTTTACTGGTGATTAATCTCAGTATTTCTGGAATAAAAGCTGACACAAGATTTTTCAcaacaaataatcatcaatatgaaaataatattaatcaaaaatcaCGTGCAATATATCGTCTTGatagtaataatgatgataaaataatacgtGATACATTAAAATCAAATGCTGATAAACgtaattcatttattgaatCATCAACATATGATACAgatgtattaaataaatttcttgatGAATAtgctaataaaataaaaccaacaaCTGATAATAATCGTGAtacaattaaatcatcaattgtatcatcattagaaattaaaaataaagatgaaaataatgataaatcaatgaaaCCAACAACTGAAAGTATATTATCTGAAAGTGGTAGTGTAATAGAAGGACAACAG GATTTAAATGATACAGcaaagagaaataaattttacaatggaCCATCAGATGATAGAAATGGCTGGGTCACATTGGAAGCAGTACCTTGgtctaaaagtaaaatatcaaAGTGGCAAGCAAATCCAAGTTCTCATCGACCATGGCCAGAAACAACAAAATGGGATAAACCAAATGGTGCTAAACCTTGGCAGTCTGATTATCCACCGCGACCacaatatcaaaataacaaaccatg gTATGACAAACCAGCAAAACCTCAATGGCAAGATTACGATCAAGATAGACCAAAACCTCCAACTagaccatcatcatcatattttaatgACAGATATGATGTAAATCCAAGTCAAGCACAAAAATGGCCACCAGAAAGACCAAATTCAGCATGGGAAAATTTTTCAGAATCACACAGACCAACAAGTGACATTATAACTGACAATAGACCATCAAATTTTCCATCAAATAGTAATTGGAACCAATATGATCAACCACCAAAACCATCATCATTTCCATCTTCATCATTCAACGACAGATATCAAGATGAGACAACAAATGATTGGCCaagcaataataacaataattatcataataatagatatgaaaatataaaagataaacCATCATATTCAAAACCACATAATCGtccattttattcaaattatgaATATGAAAATCATCATCCACCATCACATCCATCAAGTGGTGATGGTGAATGGGTTCTATTATCAACAAATCGTGGATATGCTAAATCACGTCAAAGATCAatgaattttgataatgataatgataaatttaaaacaatgaatacatcaagtatttttaaacttggaaaaaaaaataatgatgatgatggtgatgcaCCTGATACAGCAATACCTTCAATGACATCCAAACGACAG GTGAGGTTGACTGTTTTGCCGTCCATTAATGGAACCAACACAACAACATCACATGGTGGACTATTGGAAGTTGAAGAGACATTCAAGACTGTTGATCAAAGCCAACGTGAATTTGAAGAAgcacaaaaattaatcaagacACCAATGATTATCAGGAAAAAAccattgaaaaattcattagttattaataataataataaaccatcAAATTCAGCTGTTCTTGCTGCTGTTGGTGCTGGTATGTTGCCAGCAACAATGGCCATGGTTCTTCCATTGATGCTTGGACGAAAAAAAcgttcaattaaaattaatttaaacgaaaataattatcaaaatgttagatactaa
- the LOC122853056 gene encoding uncharacterized protein DDB_G0287625-like isoform X2 has protein sequence MTLIIIPVILLVINLSISGIKADTRFFTTNNHQYENNINQKSRAIYRLDSNNDDKIIRDTLKSNADKRNSFIESSTYDTDVLNKFLDEYANKIKPTTDNNRDTIKSSIVSSLEIKNKDENNDKSMKPTTESILSESGSVIEGQQDLNDTAKRNKFYNGPSDDRNGWVTLEAVPWSKSKISKWQANPSSHRPWPETTKWDKPNGAKPWQSDYPPRPQYQNNKPWYDKPAKPQWQDYDQDRPKPPTRPSSSYFNDRYDVNPSQAQKWPPERPNSAWENFSESHRPTSDIITDNRPSNFPSNSNWNQYDQPPKPSSFPSSSFNDRYQDETTNDWPSNNNNNYHNNRYENIKDKPSYSKPHNRPFYSNYEYENHHPPSHPSSGDGEWVLLSTNRGYAKSRQRSMNFDNDNDKFKTMNTSSIFKLGKKNNDDDGDAPDTAIPSMTSKRQVRLTVLPSINGTNTTTSHGGLLEVEETFKTVDQSQREFEEAQKLIKTPMIIRKKPLKNSLVINNNNKPSNSAVLAAVGAGMLPATMAMVLPLMLGRKKRSIKINLNENNYQNVRY, from the exons ATGACGTTGATAATAATCCCAGTAATTTTACTGGTGATTAATCTCAGTATTTCTGGAATAAAAGCTGACACAAGATTTTTCAcaacaaataatcatcaatatgaaaataatattaatcaaaaatcaCGTGCAATATATCGTCTTGatagtaataatgatgataaaataatacgtGATACATTAAAATCAAATGCTGATAAACgtaattcatttattgaatCATCAACATATGATACAgatgtattaaataaatttcttgatGAATAtgctaataaaataaaaccaacaaCTGATAATAATCGTGAtacaattaaatcatcaattgtatcatcattagaaattaaaaataaagatgaaaataatgataaatcaatgaaaCCAACAACTGAAAGTATATTATCTGAAAGTGGTAGTGTAATAGAAGGACAACAG GATTTAAATGATACAGcaaagagaaataaattttacaatggaCCATCAGATGATAGAAATGGCTGGGTCACATTGGAAGCAGTACCTTGgtctaaaagtaaaatatcaaAGTGGCAAGCAAATCCAAGTTCTCATCGACCATGGCCAGAAACAACAAAATGGGATAAACCAAATGGTGCTAAACCTTGGCAGTCTGATTATCCACCGCGACCacaatatcaaaataacaaaccatg gTATGACAAACCAGCAAAACCTCAATGGCAAGATTACGATCAAGATAGACCAAAACCTCCAACTagaccatcatcatcatattttaatgACAGATATGATGTAAATCCAAGTCAAGCACAAAAATGGCCACCAGAAAGACCAAATTCAGCATGGGAAAATTTTTCAGAATCACACAGACCAACAAGTGACATTATAACTGACAATAGACCATCAAATTTTCCATCAAATAGTAATTGGAACCAATATGATCAACCACCAAAACCATCATCATTTCCATCTTCATCATTCAACGACAGATATCAAGATGAGACAACAAATGATTGGCCaagcaataataacaataattatcataataatagatatgaaaatataaaagataaacCATCATATTCAAAACCACATAATCGtccattttattcaaattatgaATATGAAAATCATCATCCACCATCACATCCATCAAGTGGTGATGGTGAATGGGTTCTATTATCAACAAATCGTGGATATGCTAAATCACGTCAAAGATCAatgaattttgataatgataatgataaatttaaaacaatgaatacatcaagtatttttaaacttggaaaaaaaaataatgatgatgatggtgatgcaCCTGATACAGCAATACCTTCAATGACATCCAAACGACAG GTGAGGTTGACTGTTTTGCCGTCCATTAATGGAACCAACACAACAACATCACATGGTGGACTATTGGAAGTTGAAGAGACATTCAAGACTGTTGATCAAAGCCAACGTGAATTTGAAGAAgcacaaaaattaatcaagacACCAATGATTATCAGGAAAAAAccattgaaaaattcattagttattaataataataataaaccatcAAATTCAGCTGTTCTTGCTGCTGTTGGTGCTGGTATGTTGCCAGCAACAATGGCCATGGTTCTTCCATTGATGCTTGGACGAAAAAAAcgttcaattaaaattaatttaaacgaaaataattatcaaaatgttagatactaa